A single region of the Sorghum bicolor cultivar BTx623 chromosome 9, Sorghum_bicolor_NCBIv3, whole genome shotgun sequence genome encodes:
- the LOC8071203 gene encoding stress enhanced protein 1, chloroplastic, whose product MAAHPLLSSAALVCCRLAPAGAVGERSRVPRLCVTTSARPAARAGGRARSLSVRCEQGAKGGTGGGLDVWLSRGAMLGFVGAVAVELTTGKGVLQNVGLTAPLPTLALALTGVVGVLTAFLIFQSGTPD is encoded by the exons ATGGCGGCTCATCCCCTCCTCTCCTCCGCGGCGCTGGTTTGTTGCCGTCTTGCACCTGCAGGCGCTGTAGGGGAAAGGAGCCGCGTCCCCCGGCTGTGCGTGACGACGTCGGCACGCCCAGCTGCTCGAG CGGGCGGGAGGGCGAGGTCCCTGAGCGTGAGGTGCGAGCAGGGAGCCAAGGGCGGCACCGGCGGTGGGCTGGACGTGTGGCTGAGCCGCGGCGCCATGCTGGGCTTCGTCGGGGCGGTCGCCGTGGAGCTCACCACCGGCAAAGGCGTGCTTCAG AATGTGGGACTGACCGCGCCGCTGCCGACGCTGGCGCTGGCGCTCACCGGCGTGGTCGGCGTGCTCACGGCTTTCCTCATCTTCCAATCCGGGACGCCGGACTGA
- the LOC8071204 gene encoding fasciclin-like arabinogalactan protein 2 — translation MDLRRRRLALAVLAAVAMCAATLTAVVEGFDILEILGKHDEFSQFCKLLNETHLAGDINRDRTITVLAVANGDMGHLTGGHYSLGTLRHILELHVVADYYDDKKLKQLSHAATAASTMFQRSGFAPGMAGYVNITQHRGGKVSFIVDDAADSVKPVTYVKQIESHRYDYSVLQVSGVLSSPEAEAPVAPPAPVNLTDILSKKYCKSFAALLAADAKVFDAINGTKDTALTVFCPVDAAVAAFMPKFKNLTAKAKTAILLYHAIPDYYSMQFLKSNKGKVTTLATTNTNKKDYTYEAESKDDTVTLDTTVVTSTIQATVRDDDPLAVYAVSKFLQPKELFKAKTADLAPAPAPEGPKKKKKKKPASGSAAAAPSDDDSADGPSADDSSDDAADKAAAAPASLFARWVTIAVALALALAA, via the exons ATGgacctgcggcggcggcggctggcgcTGGCTGTGTTGGCGGCGGTGGCCATGTGCGCCGCCACACTGACGGCGGTGGTGGAGGGGTTCGACATCCTGGAGATCCTGGGGAAGCACGACGAGTTCTCGCAGTTCTGCAAGCTGCTCAACGAGACGCACCTCGCCGGGGACATCAACCGCGACCGGACCATCACCGTGCTCGCCGTCGCCAACGGCGACATGGGCCACCTCACCGGCGGCCACTACTCGCTCGGCACGCTCCGTCACATCCTCGAGCTCCACGTCGTCGCCGACTACTACGACGATAAGAAGCTCAAGCAGCTGTCgcacgccgccaccgccgcatcCACCATGTTCCAG CGATCCGGATTTGCCCCCGGCATGGCAGGATACGTGAACATAACGCAGCACCGCGGCGGCAAGGTGTCGTTCATCGTGGATGACGCAGCGGACAGCGTGAAGCCCGTCACCTACGTGAAGCAGATCGAGAGCCACCGGTACGACTACTCGGTGCTCCAGGTGAGCGGCGTGCTGTCGTCGCCGGAGGCGGAGGCGCCCGTGGCCCCGCCGGCGCCCGTCAACCTCACCGACATCCTCTCCAAGAAGTACTGCAAGAGCTTCGCGGCGCTGCTGGCCGCCGACGCCAAGGTGTTCGACGCCATCAATGGCACCAAGGACACGGCGCTGACCGTCTTCTGCCCCGTCgacgcggcggtggcggcatTCATGCCCAAGTTCAAGAACCTGACGGCGAAGGCGAAGACAGCCATCCTGCTGTACCATGCCATCCCGGACTACTACTCCATGCAGTTCCTCAAGTCCAACAAGGGCAAGGTCACCACGCTCGCCACCACCAACACCAACAAGAAGGACTACACGTATGAGGCCGAGAGCAAGGATGACACGGTCACGCTCGACACCACCGTCGTCACCTCCACCATCCAGGCCACCGTCAGGGACGACGACCCACTTGCCGTCTATGCTGTGTCCAAGTTCCTGCAGCCTAAGGAGCTGTTCAAGGCGAAGACGGCAGACCTTGCGCCTGCGCCTGCTCCGGAAGggccaaagaagaagaagaagaagaagcccgCCAGCGGCTCTGCAGCCGCTGCGCCTTCGGACGATGACTCTGCAGATGGCCCGTCTGCCGACGACTCATCCGATGACGCCGCCGACAAGGCCGCCGCTGCGCCGGCGTCCCTGTTTGCCCGGTGGGTGACGATCGCCGTGGCGCTGGCGCTGGCGTTGGCAGCCTAA